In one window of Macrotis lagotis isolate mMagLag1 chromosome 5, bilby.v1.9.chrom.fasta, whole genome shotgun sequence DNA:
- the PRR18 gene encoding proline-rich protein 18 yields the protein MPFPPVQPPPPPPPGPGAAAPPRRPAAAGEKKRRPPERPETLVSGSWPSATLKRPVAGRAPGRPPPPPAPRPPPPPARAGPGPARSCESLAAGGPAGPEEAVRFSLSLTPEALLVIQRRHLEKQLLARPRRPFPSPAADTKRLLASCPRAKAAPPRRGRRRPGERRPAPPRSRSPPVLPGAAPALGAPPRAGAPPGPGDLRTLLKISLLNEHHKYDDVEYEEEAEAVDEGLVRKCTEWLRGVESAAAARDRAEALETLPHLGTL from the exons ATGCCTTTCCCTCCGGtccagccgccgccgccgccgccgccgggcccCGGGGCCGCCGCGCCCCCCCGCCGTC CCGCGGCCGCGGGCGAGAAGAAGCGGCGGCCCCCGGAGCGGCCCGAGACGCTGGTCTCCGGCTCCTGGCCCTCGGCCACCCTGAAGAGGCCGGTGGCCGGGAGGGCCCCGGgccggccgccgccgccccccgcgccccggccgccgccgccccccgcccgcgccgggcccggcccggcccgctccTGCGAGAGCCTGGCGGCCGGGGGGCCCGCGGGGCCGGAGGAGGCGGTGCGCTTCTCGCTGAGCCTGACCCCCGAGGCGCTCCTGGTGATCCAGCGGCGCCACCTGGAGAAGCAGCTGCTGGCGCGGCCGCGCAGGCCCTTCCCCTCGCCCGCCGCCGACACCAAGCGCCTGCTGGCCTCCTGCCCCCGGGCCAAGGCCGCGCCCCC CCGCCGCGGCCGCCGGCGCCCCGGGGAGCGGCGCCCGGCGCCCCCCCGCAGCCGCAGCCCCCCCGTCCTCCCGGGCGCCGCGCCCGCCCTCGGCGCCCCGCCCCGGGCAGGGGCGCCCCCGGGCCCCGGGGACTTACGGACCTTGCTGAAGATCTCGCTGCTGAACGAGCACCACAAGTACGACGACGTGGAGTACGAGGAGGAGGCGGAGGCGGTGGACGAGGGCCTGGTGAGGAAGTGCACCGAGTGGCTGCGGGGCGTGGAGAGCGCGGCGGCCGCCAGGGACCGGGCGGAGGCGCTGGAGACCCTGCCCCACCTGGGCACCCTCTGA